The proteins below are encoded in one region of Amycolatopsis acidiphila:
- a CDS encoding CGNR zinc finger domain-containing protein, producing MTGRARRLKPCTAPGCRWLFYDRSPAGNSVWCNMDICGARHKMRAYRSRH from the coding sequence GTGACCGGCCGGGCGCGGCGGCTCAAGCCGTGCACGGCGCCGGGGTGCCGCTGGCTGTTCTACGACCGTTCCCCCGCCGGGAACAGCGTGTGGTGCAACATGGACATCTGCGGGGCACGGCACAAGATGCGCGCCTACCGCTCGCGC